Proteins found in one Etheostoma spectabile isolate EspeVRDwgs_2016 chromosome 14, UIUC_Espe_1.0, whole genome shotgun sequence genomic segment:
- the LOC116701833 gene encoding cell division control protein 42 homolog gives MQTIKCVVVGDGAVGKTCLLISYTTNKFPSEYVPTVFDNYAVTVMIGGEPYTLGLFDTAGQEDYDRLRPLSYPQTDVFLVCFSVVSPSSFENVREKWVPEISHHCPRTPFLLVGTQVDLRDDSNTLEKLAKNKQRALTCESGEKLARELKAVKYVECSALTQRGLKNVFDEAILAALEPPDNKPKKRCVLL, from the exons ATGCAGACTATAAAGTGTGTGGTGGTTGGTGATGGTGCCGTGGGAAAGACTTGCCTCCTCATCTCCTACACCACCAACAAGTTCCCCTCTGAATACGTCCCCACG GTTTTTGATAATTATGCCGTGACAGTGATGATCGGCGGCGAGCCATACACTCTAGGACTGTTTGACACTGCag GTCAGGAGGACTACGACAGGCTGCGGCCGCTCAGCTACCCTCAGACCGACGTCTTCCTCGTCTGTTTCTCTGTCGTATCGCCTTCCTCTTTTGAAAACGTCAGAGAGAAG TGGGTGCCGGAGATTTCCCACCACTGCCCGCGGACGCCCTTCCTGCTGGTCGGGACCCAGGTGGACCTGAGAGACGACAGCAACACTCTGGAGAAACTGGCCAAGAACAAACAGCGAGCTCTGACCTGTGAGAGCGGAGAGAAACTGGCCCGTGAGCTGAAGGCCGTCAAATACGTGGAGTGTTCAGCTCTCACTCAG AGAGGACTGAAGAACGTGTTCGACGAGGCCATCCTGGCGGCTCTGGAGCCTCCAGACAACAAACCCAAGAAGCGCTGCGTCCTGCTATAG